In Octopus bimaculoides isolate UCB-OBI-ISO-001 chromosome 14, ASM119413v2, whole genome shotgun sequence, the following are encoded in one genomic region:
- the LOC106878570 gene encoding multiple epidermal growth factor-like domains protein 10 — MYACIVLQKAITSRSMATLWLLLLNILVLVHGELDMNGPNVCQKILTKTQTRMITYREPFRVKTTTWCLAFPPRCTEWITKYRLGRKVRSSLVYKKTAMCCMNYEEVNGRCHPICEFGCNNGICLAPNMCHCHPGWRGHTCASHCSNGTWGVNCVEKCDCNGHGSCEPITGICQCIPGWTGGKCQNECPENTYGVNCQSMCKCKNGATCDHLNGACLCQDGFKGTLCDQVCLEGENCLSRCQCHNGGICHPHDDSCDCPPGWTGNICSLPCPKNRYGKNCKEVCSCYNGGVCDPFTGECRCPPGASGERCQIQCPVGTWGPNCTYECECRNGGTCSPEDGSCLCTAGFSGRHCASRVCSPITYGKDCSHTCECDWQNTMRVHRIKYQSSTGFDDTNFSSPFKNCCLHGTFMGPLDQKVLLWQTLIAKALILNAMSILYNLGWRGHMCEEQCPGVLYGQNCSRVCDCRNDASCDHVTGECHCKPGFKGIHCEDTCPNGRFGVNCREQCPCTASNTARCDSETGLCSCEQGWTGVFCNSTCPDGIWGENCDRVCTCANGGSCDMKTGKCHCQPGWIGDKCEQECEPGYYGFWCKQSCPACPVHEGDIRCNLLTGLCTCPPGKMGYLCDKECPNGTYGLHCSEKCDSCFNGARCDSVTGFCQCLPGWLGDKCNVECEPGYFGENCQFKCECSNGGKCRTNDGACRCLPGYTGVHCKESK, encoded by the exons atgtatgcatgcatagtcTTACAG AAGGCAATCACTTCCCGCTCAATGGCTACGTTGTGGCTTCTATTATTAAATATCCTGGTTCTGGTCCATGGCGAATTGGACATGAATGGACCGAATGTGTGTCAGAAAATTCTAAC gaaaacACAAACTCGCATGATTACATATCGTGAACCGTTCAGAGTGAAGACGACCACCTGGTGTCTGGCCTTCCCGCCAAGATGTACAGAATGGAT TACAAAATATCGCCTCGGAAGGAAAGTCCGGTCGTCCTTGGTCTACAAGAAGACAGCCATGTGTTGTATGAACTACGAAGAAGTGAATGGTCGCTGCCATC caatCTGTGAATTTGGTTGCAACAACGGCATTTGTCTGGCACCCAATATGTGTCATTGCCACCCAGGATGGAGAGGACATACGTGTGCTTCCC ATTGTTCCAATGGCACATGGGGAGTGAACTGTGTAGAGAAATGCGACTGCAATGGACACGGATCGTGCGAACCTATTACAGGGATCTGCCAATGTATTCCAG GCTGGACTGGTGGAAAATGCCAGAATGAGTGTCCAGAGAATACATATGGTGTAAATTGTCAATCGATGTGTAAATGCAAAAACGGAGCAACTTGCGACCATTTGAATGGTGCGTGTCTATGCCAAGACGGTTTCAAAGGAACACT GTGTGACCAGGTTTGTCTGGAGGGTGAGAACTGTTTGTCTAGGTGCCAATGTCACAATGGAGGTATATGTCACCCCCATGATGATTCCTGCGATTGTCCACCAGGATGGACT GGAAATATTTGTTCTCTACCGTGCCCGAAAAACCGCTACGGTAAAAACTGCAAGGAGGTTTGTAGCTGTTATAACGGCGGCGTATGTGACCCGTTTACGGGAGAATGTCGGTGTCCACCTGGTGCAAGTGGCGAGAG aTGTCAGATTCAGTGTCCAGTTGGTACTTGGGGCCCAAACTGCACTTATGAATGTGAATGTCGCAACGGTGGAACCTGTTCTCCAGAAGACGGTTCCTGCCTTTGTACAGCTGGATTTTCCGGAAGACATTGTGCCAGTCGAG tTTGTTCCCCGATCACTTATGGAAAAGACTGTTCTCATACATGTGAATGTGACTGGCAGAACACAATGCG GGTCCatagaataaagtatcagtcaagtactggattcGATGATACCAACTTTTCCTCTCCCTTCAAAAATTGCTGTTTACACGGAACATTCATGGGACCGCTTGATCAGAAAGTCTTGCTC TGGCAAACGTTGATTGCCAAGGCATTAATACTGAATGCAATGTCAATACTGTATAATTTAGGTTGGCGAGGTCATATGTGCGAAGAACAGTGCCCTGGGGTTTTGTATGGACAGAACTGTTCCAGAGTCTGCGATTGTAGGAATGATGCATCGTGCGATCACGTGACTGGAGAATGCCATTGTAAGCCGGGATTCAAAGGAATTCACTGTGAAGATACTTGTCCA AATGGTCGTTTCGGTGTCAACTGTAGAGAACAATGTCCTTGTACCGCTTCCAATACTGCCAGGTGTGATTCAGAAACTGGACTCTGTTCGTGTGAACAAGGATGGACAG GTGTTTTTTGCAACAGTACTTGTCCTGATGGTATATGGGGTGAGAATTGTGACCGGGTATGCACCTGTGCTAATGGTGGATCATGTGACATGAAGACGGGTAAATGCCACTGTCAACCCGGGTGGATTGGTGATAAATGCGAACAAG AATGCGAACCTGGATATTACGGTTTCTGGTGTAAACAGAGCTGTCCTGCTTGCCCTGTGCACGAGGGGGACATACGTTGTAACTTACTCACTGGACTTTGCACCTGTCCTCCAGGAAAGATGGGATATCTCTGTGATAAAG aATGTCCAAACGGTACATATGGTCTACACTGCAGTGAGAAATGCGATTCCTGTTTTAACGGTGCCAGATGTGATAGTGTGACAGGCTTTTGTCAGTGTCTTCCTGGTTGGCTTGGTGACAAATGTAACGTTG aatgcgaACCAGGTTATTTCGGTGAAAACTGCCAGTTTAAATGCGAGTGCAGCAATGGTGGAAAATGCCGCACCAATGATGGCGCCTGCCGATGTCTTCCGGGATATACTGGTGTACACTGTAAAGAAAGTAAGTGA